One segment of Haliotis asinina isolate JCU_RB_2024 chromosome 12, JCU_Hal_asi_v2, whole genome shotgun sequence DNA contains the following:
- the LOC137257499 gene encoding putative uncharacterized protein DDB_G0271982 — MERVRETERETERDTERHKEMDAERDGEGERERQRDGERETEKEKDAERGGEGDRETEKEMEREKERDKDGRERGGERQRETDRDGRERRRERQRDGGRETESERESLITK; from the coding sequence atggagagagtgagagagacagagagagagacggagagagacacagagagacacaAAGAGATGGATGCAGAGAGAGACGGAgagggagaaagagagagacagagagacggggagagagagacagagaaagagaagGACGCAGAGAGAGGCGGAGAGGGAGACAGAGAAACAGAGAAAGAGATGGAgagggagaaagagagagacaaagacgggagagagaggggtggagagagacagagagagacagacagagacggGAGAGAGAGacggagagagagacagagagacggggggagagagacagagagcgAGCGAGAGAGTTTAATAACGAAGTaa